The Clostridium sporogenes region TTAATTTTATTAAGTAGATTATAATTGATATAGGTTACTAAGTATATTATTCTTAGTAACCTATATTTTAAATTTAGCATAACAAATAAACACTATTAAATCCTTTATAAGTAAGTTTAAAAAGAATTCTTATTTAATATAATGTATATAAGATAATATTGTATTTAGTTGTAGTTGTGAATATAATTAGTATTAAATTAAAATATAAATTACGAGATAGGAGGATAAAAATGGGATAAGTAGGTGAAAAAATCAAACTAGAAAGTGGACAAAGTAGAATAGTTAAACTTCAACTATAAAAATTAAAAATCCGAAATCAAGAAGATTTTTGTTTATCTCCTGTTACAATTAAGTGGTAAATAAAAGGTGCCTTAATAAAATTTAATTTTAGATAGGGGGGGATGTATTATGTCAAAAACATATTTTAATCCAGGCTGTGCTTTAAGTATATATAAGCCTGAAATAGAAAATAAAATTTTAAAGTTTTTGAATGAAAACTACGGGGAGGTTACACTGCACAAAATATGCTGTCACCATAATCCGCAACTTGAGGCAGGCTCATTGATTATCAATGTATGTGCTGGATGTGACAGACGTTTTAGAAGCTTATACGAGGGAATATCAACAATTTCTTTATGGGAAGTACTTGATGGATTGGATGCATTTCAATATCCTGACTATAAAGGCTTGAAGTTGTCGGTACACGATGCCTGTCCTGTGCGTGAAAAGCCACAGGTGCATAAGGCTGTACGTAATTTGCTTAAAAAGATGAACATTGATGTTGTAGAAACAAAGTTTTCTGGTACGAATTCAATATGCTGCGGAGATGATTTTTATCCTAAGCTCCCGATTGAAAAAGTTCACCAAAAAATGAAGGAACGAGCAGACGCCATGCCTTGCAACGAGGTTTGTGTATATTGTGTTTCCTGTATCAAATCAATGTATATTGGCGGCAAAACACCTAGACATTTGGTTGATCTTCTAATAGGGCAAACAACTGAGCCACAGATATGGGATACAGTGAAGTGGCACGAACAATTACAAGACTATATTGATAAGCATTAAGGTATAATTTATTATAGACTATTAATTATAATTAGTAGTCTATTTTTTCCTTCAAAAATAAAATATTACATATAAAAGAGTGTTAAGATATATTTATAAACTATATATCAATAGTAACATATTATAAACTAAAAATTATTTATATTAGTTACTATAAATAAAGAGAGGTTTTATTATGAAAGTAATTGACTTAACCCATACTATTTCAAAAAATATGCCAGTTTATCCAGGCACAGAAAAACCAAAATTAGAAGTTAAAAGTACATATGATAAAGACGGTTTTAAAGAAACTTTATTAACTATGTTTTCGCATACAGGAACTCATATGGATTCACCTGCACATTTATTTCCTGAAAGAACAAATTTAGATTCATTTTTACCAGAACAATTTATAGGAAAAGGATTGGTTATTGACTGTAGTGATTTAAAAGAAGGTGAAAAAATTGACATAAAATATATTGAATGTGTAAAAGAAAAAGCTAATAAGGCAGATTTTATTTTGTTTCATACTGGTTGGGATAGGTATTGGAGGACAGATTTTTATTTTAAAGATTATCCTTGTATTACAGAAGAGGTTGCCCAGTACTTAATATATAATAAAAAAAAGGGCGTTGGAGTAGATGTTATAGGTATTGATCCTATTTCAGATGAAAATTTAACTATTCATCGAAAGCTTTTTTTAAAAACTGATATAGTTGTTATTGAAAATCTCACTAGATTAGGGGAAGTTGGAAATGAACTATTTACATTTTGTGCCCTTCCAATAAAATATGAAAATTCTGATGGAGCACCTATTCGTGCGATAGCCATTTTACAGGATTAGTTGCTATAATAATTAAAGTAATATAATGGAGATAATATTTTCCACGATAGTTTATTTTATGAAGTATTTAAAAGTAATATAGTTAAGTTATAACATACCAACAAATCCTTTATAAGCAAGTTTAAAAAAAATTGTTATTTGGTATAATGTATATAAGCGTAGTTACTAATTATCAATGTACAAATGATCAATTAAGGATAAAACTCCAAAGGAGTTTTTAAAAATTGGGCGGAGATTTTGACCTTAATTGAAAAGTGAGTATTAATAGTTGAGCATTGATCATTGTATTAATTATTATAAGAATGTTGATAAGCATAGTATCTAAATTTTTAGGGGTGTAATGTATTCAAATATTATAGTTGATAAATCTTTTAAATTTGCAGTAAACATTGTTGAGTTGTATAAAATAATGATAAATGTTAAAAAAGAGTATGTATTATCAAAACAATTATTAAGATCAGGGACTAGTATAGGTGCAAATGTAAAAGAAGGGATCAAGACTATTAGCAAGGCTGATTTTAGAAATAAGATGAGTATTGCATTAAGGAAGCTAATGGAACAGAATATTGGTTAAAGCTAATGGTAGAAAGCAAAATACTTCAGAAAAACGAGATGGATATTCTATTACAAGATTGTAAAAAAATATGTAGGATATTAAGTAGTATAGTAAAAACAAGTAAAGAATAATTTGCAATTATCAGTATACAAATGATCAATTAAATAGAAAACTTCAAAGAAGTTTTTTAAAATCGGGATTTAATTTCCATATTAATCCAAAGTTGAATATTAATAATTGAGTACTGATCATTTAATTAGGTTTAGGAGGTGAAAAAATGAAACTAGAAAGTGGACAAAATAGAATAGTTAAAAGTAAACATTTAGGATACGGACTATTAAGAGGAGCTGTAGGTACTGGAAAAACTACTGCAGCTATATATAGAGGTATTTATTTAAAAAATCAATATTGTATGTATGATAAAGATAAGGTATTAATTATATCAAAGAATGAAGAAAATTTAAATCATATTAAGAACATATATAATGATGCAGAAAAAACAGGAATTCAATATATTACTTTATTTTCTTATATCGAGGACAAGTTATATTTTAGTGTTATATATAAACTTATAAACAAGTATTTTTGGGAGTACATAGAAAATAACAATCTACAATACGAATTAGTAAGTGAAAAAGAAAAGCGAACTATAATTGAAGAATGTATAAATGATGTAAAATATGAATACAAAGATTTGAAATATATAGACATAAAATATAGCAAATTCTTTTTAGAAGAAATACAATGGATGAAAGACTGTATGTATTATGATATAGAAGAATACAAAAGCGCAGATAGAATAGGGAGAAAAACAAAAAAAGGTGAAGGCCCTCAAAGAATTATAAAAGATTCAAAAACTAGAGAAGCAGTATTTGAAATTATGCTTTTATATAATGAAAAATTAAAGGATAAAAATTTGGTGGACTATAGTGATGTAGTATCTATAGCATTAAAAGAAGTTTTTCAAAATAAAGAAAATAAATTTAATCACATAATAGTAGATGAGGCACAAAATTTTACTAAACTAGAATTAAAATTTATAGAGGCTTTAGGAAGAAAAAATATATATTCAAGTATACTGTTTGTTGCAGATAAAGAGAAAAGTTCAAATCCTAAGGGGTGGATAACTAAGGGACGGAAATTAAATAATCTTCAACTAGGTTTTGAGTTTAAAAGATTTAATCTGAATAAAAAAATAGCTATTAATGTTAAAGAAAAAGTAGAAACATATATAGATGGTTGTAATTCTAAGAAGAAAGTTCCAAATATTAATATAAGAAATGAAGATGTTTCTAATATAGATAACGCTAATTCAGAAGATAAGGTTTTAGATAAAAACATTAAAAATGAATGGCATAAAGATAAGGTGAGCTATGATATGGATAAGTTTGAATATGTAGATATAAAACATAGAAGATCTTATGAATTTTTAAAAGATTTAGGTAGTAATGAAGAAATTATTGTGGAAGATCAAGGTAGTAAAGAAGAGTACAAAGAGAATGAATTAGTAAAACTACTAGTATTTAATGATATAGCGGCAGGGGAACCTATACTTATGAACCCTTGTGTAGAAGGAGAGTTCTCTATACCTAAATATTGGGTAAGGGGGATAAAAGATTGCTTCATATTAAAGGTAAAAGGGGATAGTATGATAGGTGCTAACATAGAAGATGGAGATCATGTGGTAATAAAGAGGCAACAAATGGCTGAAAATAAGGATATAGTAGCAGTTAATTTAAATGGTAGTGCAACCCTTAAAAGGTTATTAATAAAAAAATCTGGAGCAGTACTTATGCCAGAAAATAAAAAATATAAACCTATAGAAATATTAGAAGAGGGAGCAAGCATCATAGGAGTAGCAGTGGGAATAATAAAAGGGAAATAGTAATATATATAATTTTTTATGTATTTTGAATGTAATATTTTAATTTTATGATAAAGGCATAGCAAAGAAGCTATGCCTTATTTTTTTATATTTATCCACCAACACAGAATACTCGGTACTCCAGTGCTAAGATAAATGTTCCATAAGACCCCAATATATGTAGCTAGCCCAAAGGGCAATATCTTTAGATATTACTTGATTAAGTGAGGTAATTGTAATTTCTTATGCTATAATATTTATGTAAATTATGGTTAGAACAAGCTAAAATGTCTGACATAAAATTTAATAGTTAGGAGCACTTTTTTAATGTTTATAATTTCTATGATTATAGTAATAATGTTAGTCGCACTTATATATTTAGATATCCGGAAAAAAATAAATTTAACAAACAAACATCTCATGAGCATATTTTTAATTTTAGCTCCGCATATTTCTATACTGGTATACTTTTTTATTCAATATGCAACGCAAAAAAGAATCCCACCAATATGGCAATCAATAATTATAGTTGAACTTATAATTCTTACTATTTATTTATATGGAAAGATTAATTTGTTTCCACATTCAAAAAAACAAGCAGTTAAATCTAGACTCAGAATATTAGTTGATGGTAGGCGTATTATTTTATATGGGCTATTTGCGCTATTTACACAAATCATATGGTGTAGTTATATTTATGTCTATAGCGGTATTATAAGAAGCTTTAATATCCCAAAATATACGTCAATCTTAGATATTGTTATTACCCTATTGTTCACTATTATATTAATAATAAATGGATGGCTAAGATTACTTTTCACTTCAAGGCGACTTAATATTATTAAAAGACTTATAGTTCTATGGGGGTTGTTTATTCCTATTGTAAATATTTTTATAATACTTTATGCATGTAGACTTGCTAAAGATGAATATGAACATGAATGTTATAGAGCTAATATTGAAAAAATAAGAGTTGATTCAGATATATGTAAGACGAAATATCCTTTTGTTTTAATTCATGGGGTTGGCTTTAGAGATCTTAAATATATTAATTATTGGGGAAGAATTCCTAAAGAACTTATTAAGCAAGGTGCAACTATTTACTATGGTAATCAAGAAGCATTTGCCACTGTAGAATATAATGCACATGATATTAAAGATAGAATTCTTAATATTATAGAAGAAACAGGTTGTGAGAAGGTAAATATTATTGCACATTCCAAGGGTGGTTTAGATGCACGCTATATGATTAGCAAACTTGATATGGGAAAATATGTTGCATCTATTACTATGATGTCATCACCACATAGAGGAGTAAAATTTGTGGATATTGCTTGTCACCTACCTGATGTTATCTATAAATGGATTGCAAAAATTTTTGATAAATATTTTAAATTTCTTGGTGATAAAAATCCAGATTTTTATACTGCAACCAGACAATTTTCAACTTACCATAGCAAAAATTTTAATGAAGAAGTTAAAGATGTAGAGGGTGTTTATTATCAAAGTTATGCAACTGTGATGAGTAATTTATTTAGTGATTATATACTTACTATCCCTTATATGTTTGTAAAATTAACTGAAGGGAATAATGATGGATTAGTTTCTGTTAACTCTGCAAAATGGGGAGAATTTAAAGGAACTCTTAAAAATAAGTATTTTCGTGGAATTTCCCATGGAGATATTATAGATTTGAGAAGAGATGATTATAAACAATTTGATGTTATTGAAAAATATGTAGAAATTGTATCTGAACTCAAAAATAAAGGATATTAGCGAGTGAAGGATATAATTTGTGATTATAATGATAAATTATTAAAAATAAAAATTGCAAAGTGGGGGATATAATGAGATATTGTATGGAATTTGGAGACACTAATTTTATTGGAGTTGTTAATGCTATGGAATATAAGTCTTTTGTTCATGAAGATTAGGAATTAGGGATGTTATTACAATACTTTTCAAATGAAATGAAATTTGGGAATATATTAGTGTTTCAAATGACCGAAGAAGGTATTTTCCAAGAAAGTATTTCTAAAGACTTTTAATTATATAAAAGATAAGAATTTAAAATGGGATAAATAATTTTACATAAGTGTTAGAATGGAGAATTAAATATGAGTGATAAAAATAAAGTTGTATTAATAACTGGTGGTGTAAGAAGCGGTAAAAGTGAATTTGCAGAAAGTCTACTTCAAAATGAGAAAAGTGTATTGTATATAGCCACAGCAAAAATTACAGATAAAGAAATGGAACATAGGGTAGAAAAACATAAGGAAAGAAGAAATAGTACATGGAAAACCTATGAAGGATATAAGAATCTAGGAAAAATAATAAAAGATT contains the following coding sequences:
- a CDS encoding lipase family alpha/beta hydrolase produces the protein MFIISMIIVIMLVALIYLDIRKKINLTNKHLMSIFLILAPHISILVYFFIQYATQKRIPPIWQSIIIVELIILTIYLYGKINLFPHSKKQAVKSRLRILVDGRRIILYGLFALFTQIIWCSYIYVYSGIIRSFNIPKYTSILDIVITLLFTIILIINGWLRLLFTSRRLNIIKRLIVLWGLFIPIVNIFIILYACRLAKDEYEHECYRANIEKIRVDSDICKTKYPFVLIHGVGFRDLKYINYWGRIPKELIKQGATIYYGNQEAFATVEYNAHDIKDRILNIIEETGCEKVNIIAHSKGGLDARYMISKLDMGKYVASITMMSSPHRGVKFVDIACHLPDVIYKWIAKIFDKYFKFLGDKNPDFYTATRQFSTYHSKNFNEEVKDVEGVYYQSYATVMSNLFSDYILTIPYMFVKLTEGNNDGLVSVNSAKWGEFKGTLKNKYFRGISHGDIIDLRRDDYKQFDVIEKYVEIVSELKNKGY
- a CDS encoding cyclase family protein yields the protein MKVIDLTHTISKNMPVYPGTEKPKLEVKSTYDKDGFKETLLTMFSHTGTHMDSPAHLFPERTNLDSFLPEQFIGKGLVIDCSDLKEGEKIDIKYIECVKEKANKADFILFHTGWDRYWRTDFYFKDYPCITEEVAQYLIYNKKKGVGVDVIGIDPISDENLTIHRKLFLKTDIVVIENLTRLGEVGNELFTFCALPIKYENSDGAPIRAIAILQD
- a CDS encoding (Fe-S)-binding protein; translated protein: MSKTYFNPGCALSIYKPEIENKILKFLNENYGEVTLHKICCHHNPQLEAGSLIINVCAGCDRRFRSLYEGISTISLWEVLDGLDAFQYPDYKGLKLSVHDACPVREKPQVHKAVRNLLKKMNIDVVETKFSGTNSICCGDDFYPKLPIEKVHQKMKERADAMPCNEVCVYCVSCIKSMYIGGKTPRHLVDLLIGQTTEPQIWDTVKWHEQLQDYIDKH
- a CDS encoding LexA family protein; the encoded protein is MKLESGQNRIVKSKHLGYGLLRGAVGTGKTTAAIYRGIYLKNQYCMYDKDKVLIISKNEENLNHIKNIYNDAEKTGIQYITLFSYIEDKLYFSVIYKLINKYFWEYIENNNLQYELVSEKEKRTIIEECINDVKYEYKDLKYIDIKYSKFFLEEIQWMKDCMYYDIEEYKSADRIGRKTKKGEGPQRIIKDSKTREAVFEIMLLYNEKLKDKNLVDYSDVVSIALKEVFQNKENKFNHIIVDEAQNFTKLELKFIEALGRKNIYSSILFVADKEKSSNPKGWITKGRKLNNLQLGFEFKRFNLNKKIAINVKEKVETYIDGCNSKKKVPNINIRNEDVSNIDNANSEDKVLDKNIKNEWHKDKVSYDMDKFEYVDIKHRRSYEFLKDLGSNEEIIVEDQGSKEEYKENELVKLLVFNDIAAGEPILMNPCVEGEFSIPKYWVRGIKDCFILKVKGDSMIGANIEDGDHVVIKRQQMAENKDIVAVNLNGSATLKRLLIKKSGAVLMPENKKYKPIEILEEGASIIGVAVGIIKGK